One window from the genome of Chroogloeocystis siderophila 5.2 s.c.1 encodes:
- a CDS encoding sucrose synthase, with the protein MSELIQAVINSEEKSDLRSFVSEIRHQEKRYLLRNDILSAYADYCDKHQKSEDFIQSSNLSKLIYYTQEILQEDGNLCLIIRPKIASQEVYRLTEDLNAEELSVQELLDVRDRFVNRYHPNEGDILELDFQPFYDYSPAIRDPKNIGKGVQYLNRYLSSKLFQDPRQWLESLFDFLRLHQYEGSQLLINGQIQSQQRLSDQIKKALTYVGKLDSEEPYEKFRYALQSMGFEPGWGNTAGRVAETLEILDELIDSPDHQTLEAFISRIPMVFKIVLVSAHGWFGQEGVLGRPDTGGQVVYVLDQAKSLEKQLQEDTTLAGLDVLNVQPKVIILTRLIPNSDGTLCNQRLEKVHGTENAWILRVPLREFNPKMTQNWISRFEFWPYLETFAIDSEKELRSELRGNPDLIIGNYTDGNLVAFLLARRMKVTQCNIAHALEKSKYLFSNLYWQDLEDKYHFSLQFTADLIAMNAANFIISSTYQEIVGTPDSVGQYESYKCFTMPELYHVVSGIELFSPKFNVVPPGVNETYYFPYSRWEDRVESDRARIEELLFTQEDPSQIFGKLDDPTKRPIFSMARLDRIKNLTGLAECFGKSPELQEHCNLILVAGKLRVEESGDNEERDEIEKLYRIIDQYNLHGKFRWLGVRLSKTDSGEIYRVIADRQGIFVQPALFEAFGLTILEAMISGLPTFATQFGGPLEIINDKVNGFYINPTHLEETAEKILDFVTKCEQNPNYWYEISTRAMDRVYSTYTWKIHTTRLLSLARIYGFWNFTSKENREDLLRYLEALFYLIYKPRAQQLLEQHMYR; encoded by the coding sequence ATGTCGGAGTTAATCCAGGCTGTCATTAATAGTGAAGAGAAAAGCGATCTACGCTCGTTTGTTAGTGAAATTCGTCATCAAGAAAAGCGTTATTTATTGCGTAACGATATTTTGAGTGCTTATGCAGATTATTGTGATAAGCATCAAAAATCAGAAGATTTTATTCAGTCCTCTAATTTAAGTAAGCTGATCTATTATACACAGGAAATTTTACAAGAAGATGGCAACCTGTGTTTAATTATTCGCCCAAAAATTGCCAGTCAAGAAGTTTATCGGTTAACTGAAGATCTCAATGCCGAAGAATTGAGCGTGCAAGAACTTTTAGATGTACGCGATCGCTTTGTCAACCGCTATCATCCTAACGAAGGTGATATTTTAGAACTAGATTTTCAACCATTTTACGATTACTCTCCTGCGATTCGCGATCCCAAAAATATTGGTAAAGGCGTACAATATCTTAACCGCTACCTATCAAGTAAACTCTTCCAAGATCCACGGCAATGGTTAGAGAGTTTGTTTGATTTTCTGCGCTTGCATCAATACGAAGGTAGCCAACTGCTAATTAACGGACAAATTCAATCGCAGCAACGACTTTCAGACCAAATCAAAAAAGCGCTAACCTATGTCGGTAAATTAGATAGCGAAGAACCCTACGAAAAGTTTCGCTATGCACTACAATCGATGGGCTTTGAACCTGGTTGGGGAAATACTGCGGGTCGAGTCGCCGAAACGTTAGAAATTCTTGATGAACTCATCGACTCACCAGATCACCAAACACTGGAAGCGTTTATTTCGCGGATTCCAATGGTGTTTAAAATTGTATTGGTGTCTGCCCACGGTTGGTTTGGTCAAGAAGGAGTTTTAGGAAGACCGGACACGGGTGGTCAAGTTGTGTACGTCCTTGACCAAGCAAAAAGTTTAGAAAAACAATTACAAGAAGATACAACACTTGCGGGATTGGATGTCCTCAATGTTCAACCCAAAGTCATTATCCTTACGCGGTTGATTCCTAATAGCGATGGAACGCTGTGTAACCAACGCCTTGAAAAAGTCCATGGTACAGAAAATGCTTGGATTTTGCGCGTACCGTTGCGGGAATTTAATCCAAAAATGACGCAAAACTGGATTTCGCGTTTTGAGTTTTGGCCTTATCTAGAAACGTTTGCGATTGATTCGGAAAAAGAACTACGATCCGAGTTACGCGGTAATCCAGATTTGATTATTGGCAATTATACCGATGGCAATCTGGTGGCATTTTTACTCGCACGGCGGATGAAGGTAACGCAGTGCAATATTGCCCATGCGTTAGAAAAGTCGAAGTACTTGTTTAGTAACTTGTACTGGCAAGACTTAGAAGATAAATACCATTTTTCCTTGCAATTCACTGCTGATTTGATTGCGATGAATGCGGCAAATTTTATCATCAGCAGCACGTATCAAGAAATTGTGGGGACACCCGATAGTGTGGGACAGTACGAATCGTACAAGTGTTTCACAATGCCAGAGTTGTATCACGTTGTCAGTGGTATTGAGTTATTTAGTCCCAAATTCAACGTCGTACCGCCTGGAGTTAACGAGACATACTATTTCCCGTATTCGCGGTGGGAAGATCGTGTCGAAAGCGATCGCGCCCGTATAGAAGAGTTGCTATTTACCCAAGAAGACCCCAGCCAAATCTTTGGTAAACTCGACGATCCGACTAAGCGCCCAATTTTCTCAATGGCGCGTCTTGACCGTATTAAAAACTTGACGGGTCTAGCCGAATGCTTTGGTAAAAGTCCGGAATTACAAGAACATTGTAATTTAATCTTAGTTGCAGGTAAGTTACGCGTTGAAGAGTCAGGCGACAACGAAGAACGTGACGAAATAGAGAAGCTTTACCGCATCATTGATCAATACAATCTACATGGTAAGTTTCGCTGGTTAGGAGTGCGCCTGTCTAAAACTGATTCTGGCGAAATTTATCGCGTCATAGCCGATCGTCAAGGTATTTTTGTGCAACCAGCGTTATTTGAGGCGTTTGGTTTAACGATTCTTGAAGCAATGATTTCCGGATTACCAACGTTTGCAACGCAGTTTGGCGGTCCACTCGAGATTATTAATGACAAGGTAAATGGCTTCTACATCAACCCAACACATCTAGAAGAAACCGCCGAGAAAATTCTCGATTTTGTCACTAAATGCGAACAAAATCCTAACTATTGGTACGAGATTTCCACACGGGCGATGGATCGCGTTTACAGCACCTACACGTGGAAAATTCACACCACCAGGCTACTATCTTTAGCGCGAATCTATGGTTTTTGGAACTTTACTTCCAAGGAAAACCGCGAGGATTTGTTACGCTACCTTGAGGCACTATTCTACCTTATTTACAAGCCGAGAGCGCAACAGTTGCTAGAACAACATATGTATCGTTAA
- the cax gene encoding calcium/proton exchanger codes for MSVKNILFSVLLLFVPISFAAHFLEWGELAVFITAGLAILPLAAWMGTATEEIAVVVGPILGGLLNATFGNATELIIALIALKSGLVDVVKASITGSIIGNLLLVMGLAMLLGGLRHKEQEFQPVVARVNAASMNLAVIAILVPTTVDITSSGITEATIQNLSIAVAVVLMLVYALTLLFSMKTHSYLYDVGVAETEAEAHTTKPNLLLWVGVLFAATILVAVESEFLVDSLEVATSQLGLTALFTGVILVPIIGNAAEHATAVTVAMKNKMDLSLSVAVGSSLQIALFVAPVLVLVGWFFGQPMDLDFNPFELVAVAVSVLIANSISSDGRSNWLEGTLLLATYTVLGLAFYFHPVIDRIG; via the coding sequence ATGTCAGTTAAAAATATTCTATTTTCGGTTCTGCTACTATTTGTCCCAATCTCCTTTGCTGCTCATTTTTTAGAGTGGGGTGAGTTAGCAGTTTTTATCACAGCTGGACTCGCGATTTTACCTTTAGCTGCGTGGATGGGGACTGCTACCGAAGAAATTGCTGTCGTGGTAGGACCAATTCTCGGAGGGTTACTCAACGCGACATTTGGGAATGCAACCGAACTTATTATTGCGTTAATTGCGCTGAAATCAGGTCTTGTTGATGTTGTCAAAGCGAGTATTACCGGTTCGATCATCGGTAACTTACTTTTAGTTATGGGGCTTGCAATGCTACTCGGAGGCTTGCGCCACAAAGAACAAGAATTTCAGCCGGTTGTAGCGCGAGTTAACGCAGCCTCAATGAATCTAGCAGTGATTGCGATTTTAGTACCAACTACCGTTGACATTACCTCAAGCGGAATTACCGAAGCTACGATCCAAAACCTTTCGATCGCAGTTGCTGTGGTATTGATGCTAGTCTACGCACTCACACTGCTATTCTCGATGAAAACTCATTCGTATCTTTACGATGTAGGTGTTGCAGAAACCGAAGCCGAAGCACACACCACAAAGCCTAATTTATTGTTGTGGGTTGGTGTTTTATTCGCCGCAACCATATTAGTTGCAGTCGAGTCAGAATTTTTAGTTGATTCCCTCGAAGTCGCCACATCACAACTGGGATTGACAGCACTTTTTACCGGAGTCATTCTTGTTCCGATCATCGGTAACGCCGCCGAACACGCTACCGCTGTTACCGTAGCGATGAAAAACAAAATGGATCTTTCGCTGTCTGTCGCTGTTGGATCAAGCTTACAAATCGCGCTATTTGTCGCTCCAGTTTTAGTATTAGTTGGTTGGTTCTTTGGTCAACCAATGGATTTAGACTTCAATCCTTTTGAACTTGTCGCTGTTGCGGTATCGGTACTCATCGCCAATTCTATCAGTTCAGACGGTCGTTCCAACTGGCTAGAAGGTACATTACTTCTCGCTACTTATACAGTGCTAGGACTTGCTTTCTACTTCCACCCAGTCATCGATAGAATTGGTTAA